The region GGCCGCGTCATAAAAATTTTCCTCTCGCGCCCGGAGGCCGCCCAGTATGACGGCGAAATGATGCCGGCCCGCGGCCGCTTTGAAATTGAAGTCATTCCGCGGGCGATTAAAATCAAGGTGCCGGCGGAACGCGCGTGCTGAATCGGTTTTAATCGCGGTATAAAACGGAAATAATTCGTGTCATAATCAAAAAGCGGCTTTTCCCGAAGGCGGAGAGGTTTCGGGCGCACTTTATAAACTGCGCCCATATGACGGCGTGATTTTTTATTGCATGAATACGCGTGGATTAAAACAAATTGCCGAGCGCGAGCTTAAGAAAATGATCGGGCGACTGCCGGCCGAACTGTGTTCCAGCCTGGATGAGGTCGCCGTCATTCTTGAAGTAAAACCGGACCCGCGCCGGTCTGACTCTGACCTTGAAGAAGATACGCTGGGCGTGTTCATAGGTTCTTCTATCCGGGAAAACGGGAACGGCGCGCCTTTGCCGCCGCGGATTATACTTTTCCTTGAAAATATCCGGGAGGAGGGGCGGGAGAGCGGCCGGGGGTTTCGCGGCGAACTGCGGCGCACTTTTCTGCATGAACTCGGCCATTACCTCGGGCTGGAAGAGGAGGACCTGGCCGTGAGAGATGTTGATTGATCGGTATAAGGTGGATAGACTGTAGGCAGTTAGCCTGTAGGAGGAAGTTATGCGTAATCATGTGAAACCCAGAGCATTTGAATTGGCCGACGAAGTCGGCAGTCTTGATCTATCGGACAACAAAAGGGTTTTCCAAAGAGGAAATCTATGGGCTGACTTCCCAGATGCGAAGAGCAGCGGTTTCGGTGCCGTCAAATATCGTTGAGGGATGCGCGCGCGCGAGTCAACCTGAATACCTTCGCTTTCTTGAAATAGCCTTCGGTTCCCTAAACAACATGAATAGCTATGCAAATATCGGAAGCAAAAATAAAACGGATATTCGTCGCCCGGCTTGAGGATAGCGAAATACTGCCCGGCGCGATTGAAAAACTGGCGCGGGATAAAAAAATCAGTTCGGCATTTGTCATACTGCTGGGGGGTGCCAGAGACGGGAAACTGGTGGTCGGCCCGGGCCGGCGCGGCGGTAAACAGCGGATCCTGACGCGGTCTTTCCGAAAAGGTCATGAAATTTTGGGGATTGGCACGATTTTTAACGGCCTCCGCGGTCCGGAGCTTCATTTGCATGCCGCCGCCGGCCGGGGAGGAAAAACTCTGGTCGGCTGCGGCCGCACCGGGTTGCGTGTGAACTTGATCATTGAAGCGGTGATCATTGAGCTGGTGGGCTTGAATGCGAAACGCGCCCTTGATCCGGCCACCGGATTTCATCTGCTGAAACTCAGCGGCATAGCGGCAGGCGCTCGCGAATCAGTCGGGCATCATCGGACTTCAACTCGCTAATCGCTGACAACCGACTATTTCCACCCGCCCGGATTCAGATCGGGGTTGTTGAACTGTTCCGGGAATTTTCCCTCGGCGATGCCGCCGCACTGGTCCTCTGCCGGCGGCGGCAGTTTCCAGGCCGGCCGCGGCCAGACCGGCGTCTTGAAATTGCTCTGCGCGATCCGCTTTTTCTTTTCCAAATTGTCCATGCAGGCCCGGATGCAGCCCTTGGCCCCGCAGATGGCGAAATATCCGGTATGCGACAGGATCTGCTTGTAATACTCAATGACGCCGCCGTTGCTTTCGGGGAACTCCGGCGTCCGGGCCGGCCATTTTGAGGTGCCCACCGGATAACACAGTTTATAGGCGGTTTCCTCGGACATATTGGAATGCCGCACGTCCAGGTTGAAACCGGGCGCGTCCTTTTTAAGGAAAGGCGATGCCTCCCAGTTGAGTCCGTGATGGGTCAGGGTGCAGCGTCCCATGTGGACATCGGCCCATTCATATTCCTGGTTATCTATCTTTATTTTTATTGTCGGTTTTTCGCCCGGCTTCGGGATCGCGCCGCCCGGACATTCCTTAACACAACGCATACAGCGGTTGCAGAGGGTGCCCGGCTCAAGCAATGGATCAGGTTCAAGCTCGGCGTCGGTCAGAATCGTCCCCAGACGCACGCGCGGGCCGAATTTTTTCGTCAAAAACACTTTTGACCAGCCGATTTCGCCGACGCCGCAGGCCACTCCGGCGATTCGCACGTTAATGTTGATTTCGGGCGGCGGTCTGTCGGGTTTGACGGGCGGCCGTTTTCCGGGGGCCTCAGGCCCGCCCGG is a window of Kiritimatiellia bacterium DNA encoding:
- a CDS encoding metallopeptidase family protein, translating into MNTRGLKQIAERELKKMIGRLPAELCSSLDEVAVILEVKPDPRRSDSDLEEDTLGVFIGSSIRENGNGAPLPPRIILFLENIREEGRESGRGFRGELRRTFLHELGHYLGLEEEDLAVRDVD
- a CDS encoding DNA-binding protein — its product is MQISEAKIKRIFVARLEDSEILPGAIEKLARDKKISSAFVILLGGARDGKLVVGPGRRGGKQRILTRSFRKGHEILGIGTIFNGLRGPELHLHAAAGRGGKTLVGCGRTGLRVNLIIEAVIIELVGLNAKRALDPATGFHLLKLSGIAAGARESVGHHRTSTR